Proteins from one Corticium candelabrum chromosome 4, ooCorCand1.1, whole genome shotgun sequence genomic window:
- the LOC134178474 gene encoding uncharacterized protein LOC134178474, which translates to MNSRIDGQWGRVVKLDRFPYASGKKFSLSAKTAARYFTVRGNGEDLYLYDHRIQIEAIKRICVTSNHHNFVITTISANDQLLDDIPVSLKSRNSNKYLKIAEETNAKFAVGTTASNNDDAYLLPKRQLPTSQSQNVITLRSFKFDQVYLNIEGDQLNAGILSNFCDFDMTINDKNFYLFESVKTQGQRIGVDRDGKIAKPSNVGTGRKSHFYYNINKLSRKC; encoded by the exons ATGAATTCTAGGATCGATGGCCAGTGGGGCAGAGTGGTGAAGTTGGATCGGTTTCCGTACGCAAGCGGAAAGAAGTTCAGTCTTTCTGCGAAGACCGCTGCCAGATATTTTACTGTCAGAGGAAACGGTGAAGACCTCTACCTGTACGATCACCGAATACAGATTGAAGCGATCAAGCGCATTTGCGTTACGTCAAATCATCACAATTTCGTCATCACCACCATTTCAGCCAAC GATCAACTGCTTGACGACATACCTGTATCTCTGAAAAGCAGAAATAGCAACAAGTATCTCAAAATTGCAGAAGAAACGAATGCCAAGTTTGCTGTCGGTACCACTGCCTCAAACAATGACGACG CTTATTTGTTACCGAAACGACAACTGCCCACGTCACAATCACAAAACGTCATTACGCTGCGAAGCTTCAAATTCGACCAAGTATACTTGAATATTGAAGGAGATCAATTGAACGCC GGCATATTGTCTAATTTTTGCGACTTTGACATGACTATAAACGACaaaaatttctatttatttgaGTCTGTAAAGACGCAAGGCCAACGCATCGGGGTTGACAGAGACGGAAAGATAGCAAAGCCGAGTAACGTCGGCACTGGAAGAAAGTCTCATTTCTACTACAACATCAATAAGCTAAGC CGGAAATGCTAA
- the LOC134178366 gene encoding Bardet-Biedl syndrome 1 protein-like translates to MATQETAAVPMQRRVSPKPVDQEGENTAWLHAHYDPVASLYTFTSCLALSDLNADGDHKLLVADLGTGRYNMKLKVYKGTALHMESAIVDLPTGVCTFYMDQNEPLIPAVAVASGPFIYIYKNSRPYFKFTTPPLEVNAVETYVWNQVKEGIIDINILKQKLIELKNEVGEHSLTVRSLRLLQLPPEDMDAFVSQHKYMVLKKQTVITCINTLKKTHSEESAISCLVIGTEASHVFILDPQAFTILATMTLPSVPAFMSVGGLFDVEYSIVVSCRDGNIYTLKRGSKTAKYCIELSSQPVGMERVGKNIIVACMDRTLVCYSPKGKKLWTVYLPDDITALELMQHEARGFKAIMVALKNRDVHLYKDKYLVNVLKCEDVVNAMKFGRFGREDGALIMTTKGGGLIIKLLKRTANFEARELAPGAPASQSVKLNIPRKSKVAVDQIHRERANSIEMHQVFQKDLVKLQLEATRGYIKSLHSSLNPVSSSQAEPVKLSARVQGIGPLFKMTVELQNTSSTNSLIKLLIAFRYDDNLYSLSRPLIQVPFLVPSLLYSFETLVQCHSDAGVTDSIKAYLLREGSSVPIISAAINMPVSESVVIV, encoded by the exons ATGGCCACGCAGGAGACCGCAGCGGTGCCAATGCAAAGACGTGTGTCTCCAAAGCCTGTTGACCAGGAAGG AGAGAACACGGCCTGGCTACACGCTCACTACGACCCAGTCGCGTCACTGTATACATTTACGTCTTGTCTCG CTTTATCTGATTTGAATGCTGATGGTGATCACAAGCTACTGGTTGCTGATCTCGGGACAGGAAGATACAACATGAAACTGAAAGTGTATAAAG GAACAGCTCTGCACATGGAAAGTGCTATCGTTGATCTGCCAACTGGAGTATGTACGTTTTATATGGACCAAAATGAACCGCTAATACCAG CTGTAGCTGTAGCTTCTGGACcatttatatacatatacaagAACTCCAGACCTTATTTCAAGTTTACGACTCCTCCACTAGAG GTGAATGCTGTTGAGACATATGTGTGGAATCAAGTGAAAGAG GgcattattgatatcaacatactgaaacaaaaattgattgaaCTAAA GAATGAAGTTGGAGAACATTCACTTACAGTTCGATCTTTGAG GCTACTCCAGTTGCCTCCAGAGGACATGGATGCATTTGTGAGTCAGCACAAGTACATGGTGTTGAAGAAGCAGACTGTGATCACTTGCATCAACACACTCAAGAAAACACACAGTGAAGAGAGTGCTATTAGTTGTCTGGTGATTGGAACAGAAGCAAGTCATGTATTTATACTTGACCCCCAAGCATTTACTATTTTGGCGACA ATGACACTTCCAAGTGTGCCTGCTTTCATGTCTGTTGGTGGGCTATTCGACGTGGAGTACAGTATAGTAGTGTCATGTAGAGATGGCAACATCTACACTTTAAAGAg AGGGAGTAAAACTGCCAAGTATTGCATTGAATTATCGTCTCAACCAGTAGGAATGGAACGAGTTGGTAAGAACATCATTGTCGCATGTATGGACAGAACACTTGTGTGCTACTCACCCAAG GGGAAGAAACTGTGGACAGTGTATCTTCCTGATGACATTACTGCACTTGAGTTAATGCAGCATGAAGCAAGAGGATTTAAAGCAA TAATGGTTGCTCTGAAGAACAGAGATGTTCACTTGTACAAGGACAAATACCTTGTCAATGTACTGAAGTGTGAG GATGTTGTCAATGCAATGAAATTTGGACGGTTTGGTCGTGAAGACGGTGCATTGATAATGACTACTAAAG GTGGTGGATTAATAATCAAACTGTTGAAGAGGACAGCAAATTTTGAAGCACGAGAACTGGCTCCAGGCGCACCTGCTTCTCAGTCTGTGAAGCTAAATATTCCTCGCAAAAGCAAAGTGGCTGTTGATCAAATTCATCGCGAGAGAGCAAATAGCATAG AAATGCATCAAGTGTTTCAGAAAGATCTCGTAAAATTGCAACTTGAAGCAACAAGGGGCTACATCAAATCTCTACACTCCAGCCTCAATCCAGTGTCTTCTTCACAAGCAGAACCAGTAAAGCTATCAGCAAGG GTACAGGGCATAGGTCCATTATTCAAGATGACAGTCGAACTGCAGAATACGTCATCTACAAACTCATTGATCAAGCTATTGATCGCATTTCGATATGATGATAATTTGTATTCTCTTTCCCGCCCTCTGATCCAG GTTCCTTTTCTTGTACCTTCACTCTTGTACTCGTTTGAAACTCTAGTGCAGTGTCACAGTGATGCTGGTGTTACGGACTCTATTAAG GCTTATCTATTGCGAGAAGGAAGTAGTGTACCAATAATAAGTGCTGCTATCAATATGCCTGTCAGTGAAAGTGTGGTAATTGTATAA
- the LOC134178475 gene encoding rhodopsin-like, translating to MSSCTTENDTNLVLSPFLPHFISRWEYYTYTSFVCAITVVATTLCFLTLMVACRSPKTRTVTNMFVFNLAAISLLGGTTAFVFSIVSMIISAVDYSPPQSFCRVVLFFSLYPLSAAMWGSVGIAIDRSDVMTRPLSRRLNHRKGRVIIALTWFLPMLVCIPGVAGWGDIVYQAESDTGEKILCYIDPVQSYSFVVFWAVLGILAPTGLIIFCYCVIIYIINKKALTRRALMYVEPISGSQIANTHAHAHFNKTEAQAFRIAFVILLSNVVFTAPFVVVLLLKLDVASGGVQVAQMVTVILLDICIALNSFLYTFGVRSVRNEIEIMCHCKGKRIERRRYWTKSTTFSQTQFSRESSEVNGVRNLQFVY from the coding sequence ATGAGCAGCTGCACAACAGAGAACGACACAAACCTAGTCCTCAGTCCGTTCCTCCCTCATTTTATTTCTCGCTGGGAATACTACACCTACACGTCATTCGTCTGTGCGATCACCGTCGTCGCCACGACTCTCTGCTTTCTCACTCTGATGGTCGCCTGCCGTTCGCCCAAGACGAGAACCGTCACCAACATGTTTGTCTTCAACCTGGCTGCTATTTCTCTACTGGGAGGTACGACGGCGTTCGTATTTTCAATCGTTTCCATGATTATTAGCGCCGTCGACTACTCTCCGCCACAGTCTTTCTGTAGAGTGGTGCTCTTCTTCTCTCTCTATCCTCTTTCGGCTGCTATGTGGGGATCGGTAGGCATAGCAATCGATCGCAGTGATGTGATGACGAGACCCTTAAGTAGGAGACTGAATCACAGAAAAGGTAGAGTCATTATAGCCTTGACATGGTTTCTTCCGATGCTCGTCTGTATACCTGGAGTCGCGGGATGGGGAGATATTGTGTACCAAGCAGAGAGTGACACTGGCGAGAAGATACTGTGTTACATCGACCCTGTGCAATCATACAGTTTTGTGGTGTTTTGGGCTGTGCTGGGAATACTCGCTCCTACCGGATTAATCATCTTTTGCTATTGTGTTATTATCTATATTATCAATAAGAAAGCGTTGACGAGACGGGCCCTGATGTACGTTGAACCGATTTCTGGCAGTCAGATTGCAAACACCCACGCCCACGCTCACTTTAACAAAACTGAAGCTCAGGCGTTTAGAATCGCTTTCGTTATTCTGCTGAGCAACGTTGTGTTTACGGCACCGTTTGTCGTCGTTCTGTTGCTGAAGCTCGATGTTGCTAGTGGTGGTGTACAGGTGGCTCAAATGGTCACAGTCATATTGCTTGACATTTGCATTGCATTAAACAGCTTTCTCTACACGTTTGGCGTAAGAAGTGTTCGAAACGAGATAGAAATCATGTGCCATTGCAAAGGGAAACGAATCGAAAGACGACGATATTGGACAAAATCAACAACCTTTAGCCAAACACAGTTTAGTAGAGAAAGTAGTGAAGTGAACGGAGTTAGAAACCTGCAGTTTGTATATTAA
- the LOC134178476 gene encoding uncharacterized protein K02A2.6-like yields MLRRIHEGHQGAEKSKERARAVMYWPNMNNEIEDYVSKCTTCLRFRRSNTEEPLKQHNLPERPWQMIAADIMTFKRRNYLIVLDYYSKYVEVPLLPDKTAKSVIAALKSIFARHGIPDRLICDNMPFASRRVHLFSKEWGFKITTSSPEYPQSNGLTERNMQTIKQLMRKCHYEGSDPYLALLNYRSTPIPELKASPAQLFMGRNLKTRLPTASALLQPGIITNISKNLRARQHPQKYYYDRQEQPIRELEAGEVVRIQHDKRWEPAVVPQKHTAPRSNFVTQNGRSLRRNRRHIHPTLRSPLNKNQEPALDDYLPRVNTSSQTDKPRPCAIDDKEKQPTLET; encoded by the coding sequence ATGCTCCGGAGAATTCACGAAGGTCATCAAGGGGCAGAGAAATCTAAAGAACGGGCACGAGCAGTAATGTACTGGCCGAACATGAACAACGAGATTGAGGATTACGTCAGCAAGTGCACCACCTGTCTGCGATTTAGGCGGTCGAATACGGAAGAACCACTCAAGCAACACAATCTGCCAGAGAGACCGTGGCAAATGATAGCTGCAGACATTATGACATTCAAACGGCGAAATTATCTCATAGTATTGGACTACTACTCCAAGTACGTGGAGGTACCACTCCTACCTGATAAAACAGCAAAATCAGTCATTGCGGCGCTAAAATCTATATTTGCTCGACACGGTATACCGGACAGACTCATTTGTGACAACATGCCATTTGCCAGCCGTCGGGTACATTTGTTTTCCAAAGAGTGGGGTTTCAAGATAACCACCTCCAGCCCGGAGTATCCCCAGTCCAATGGTTTAACGGAAAGGAATATGCAGACCATAAAGCAGCTCATGCGTAAATGTCACTACGAAGGGTCGGACCCATATTTAGCACTGCTAAATTACCGGAGTACACCAATACCTGAGTTAAAAGCGTCTCCAGCCCAACTTTTTATGGGTCGCAACCTGAAAACAAGACTACCTACTGCGTCGGCACTGTTGCAACCAGGCATTATCACCAACATCTCTAAGAATCTAAGGGCACGACAACATCCTCAAAAGTATTACTACGATAGACAAGAGCAGCCAATCCGTGAGCTGGAAGCAGGAGAGGTAGTTCGTATACAACACGACAAGCGGTGGGAACCCGCTGTGGTACCTCAGAAGCACACTGCACCCAGATCAAACTTTGTCACTCAAAACGGGCGCAGCCTTAGAAGAAATCGCCGACATATTCATCCGACACTGAGATCACCACTCAATAAAAATCAGGAACCAGCTTTGGACGATTATTTACCGAGAGTGAACACAAGCAGCCAAACTGACAAACCGAGACCTTGCGCAATCGACGACAAGGAAAAACAACCAACCCTGGAAACCTAA
- the LOC134178477 gene encoding rhodopsin-like, translating into MSSGTTENDTNQVLSPFLPHFISRWEYYTYTSFVCAITAVATTLCFLTLMVACRSPKTRTVTNMFVFNLAAVSLLGGTTAFVFSIASMIISAVDYSPPQSFCRVVLFFSLYPLSAAMWGSAGIAIDRSDVMTRPLSRRLNHRKGRVIIALTWFLPLLVCIPGVAGWGDIVYQAENDTGEKILCYIDPVQSYSFVVFWAVLGILAPTGLIIFCYCVIIYIINRKALTRRALMHVEPISGGQIANAHAHAHFNKTEAQAFRIAFVILLSNVVFTAPFVVILLLKLDVSSGGVQVTHMVTVILLDICIAFNSFLYTFGVRSVRNEIEIMCHCKGKGIERQHFTRSWTKSTTFSQTQSISRESSEVNGK; encoded by the coding sequence ATGAGCAGCGGCACAACAGAGAACGACACAAACCAAGTCCTCAGTCCGTTCCTCCCTCATTTTATTTCTCGCTGGGAATACTACACCTACACGTCATTCGTCTGTGCGATTACCGCCGTCGCCACGACTCTCTGCTTTCTCACTCTGATGGTCGCCTGCCGTTCGCCCAAGACGAGAACCGTCACCAACATGTTTGTCTTCAACCTGGCTGCTGTTTCTCTACTGGGAGGTACGACGGCGTTCGTATTTTCAATCGCTTCCATGATTATTAGCGCCGTCGACTACTCTCCGCCACAGTCTTTCTGTAGAGTGGTGCTCTTCTTCTCTCTCTATCCTCTCTCGGCTGCCATGTGGGGATCGGCAGGCATAGCAATCGATCGCAGTGATGTGATGACGAGACCCTTAAGTAGGAGACTGAATCACAGAAAAGGTAGAGTAATCATAGCCTTGACATGGTTTCTTCCGCTGCTCGTCTGTATACCTGGAGTCGCGGGATGGGGAGATATTGTGTACCAAGCAGAGAATGACACTGGCGAGAAGATACTGTGTTACATCGACCCTGTGCAATCATACAGTTTTGTGGTGTTTTGGGCTGTGCTGGGAATACTCGCTCCTACCGGACTAATCATCTTTTGCTATTGTGTTATTATCTATATTATCAATAGGAAAGCGTTGACGAGACGGGCCCTGATGCACGTTGAACCGATATCTGGCGGCCAGATTGCAAACGCCCACGCCCACGCTCACTTTAACAAGACCGAAGCTCAGGCGTTTAGAATCGCTTTCGTTATTCTGCTGAGCAACGTTGTGTTTACGGCGCCGTTTGTCGTCATTCTGTTGCTGAAGCTCGATGTTTCCAGTGGTGGTGTACAGGTGACTCATATGGTCACAGTCATTTTGCTTGACATTTGCATTGCATTCAACAGTTTTCTCTACACGTTTGGCGTAAGAAGCGTTCGAAACGAGATAGAAATCATGTGCCATTGCAAGGGGAAAGGAATCGAAAGACAACACTTCACTCGATCCTGGACAAAATCAACAACCTTTAGCCAAACACAGTCGATTAGTAGAGAAAGTAGTGAAGTGAATGGAAAATAG